From Dysgonomonas mossii, a single genomic window includes:
- a CDS encoding DUF1896 family protein codes for MATKPKTAVTELSYFRLSLLSYLRDTHPDKAIDNDFIAVRGDAAAEVYSQAIKAGHTHDYAEEFSSKVLYEGLIFSTYRTLVTILWEEFSEEVNPSQAEGIAMELLSRLTDTIQKYILSDDFADTPEYNQFYTELTGEIQILLENGLQ; via the coding sequence ATGGCAACAAAACCAAAGACGGCAGTCACAGAACTGTCCTATTTCCGACTATCCCTATTGTCCTACCTACGTGATACACACCCCGACAAAGCAATTGACAATGACTTTATTGCTGTACGTGGTGATGCCGCAGCAGAAGTGTATAGCCAAGCTATAAAAGCAGGGCATACCCATGACTATGCAGAAGAATTCTCTTCAAAGGTCTTATACGAAGGCTTGATCTTCTCCACTTACCGAACCCTTGTAACTATCCTCTGGGAAGAATTTTCCGAAGAAGTAAACCCTTCACAAGCCGAAGGCATAGCAATGGAGCTATTATCCCGCCTTACGGATACGATTCAAAAATACATCTTGTCTGACGATTTTGCCGATACACCAGAGTACAATCAGTTTTACACGGAGCTGACTGGCGAAATACAAATACTTCTCGAAAATGGCTTACAATAA
- a CDS encoding GNAT family N-acetyltransferase produces the protein MSLPDVRIDKLKESEYEEVAAILVDAFESNLAYASIFVNKDKLRDGLFWLFKTNLYLINRRQAVTKVVRMKNSMEIIGVFSLLPPNGVKSEFRDYFKIGLPRFIMNFGFSALRTMLKMDSLNKQLLTNAIGTNEYYYLSMVAVKGNYQGSGIGSYMIDDCLQKLRSINRICHIVGLTTQLPENVTFYTRLGFQKLDEGEIQLKKGCYYNYNMKLDL, from the coding sequence ATGTCTTTACCTGATGTCCGAATAGATAAATTGAAAGAATCTGAATATGAAGAGGTCGCTGCTATTTTAGTAGATGCTTTTGAATCGAATCTTGCTTATGCTTCAATCTTCGTAAATAAGGATAAATTGCGAGACGGTTTGTTTTGGTTATTTAAGACCAATCTATACCTGATAAACAGAAGACAAGCTGTGACAAAAGTTGTTAGAATGAAAAATTCAATGGAAATAATAGGAGTATTTAGCTTATTACCTCCCAATGGAGTAAAATCTGAATTTCGTGATTATTTCAAGATCGGATTACCCCGATTTATTATGAATTTTGGATTCTCTGCTTTACGCACAATGCTTAAGATGGATTCTCTAAATAAACAGCTTCTGACAAATGCTATCGGAACCAATGAATATTATTATTTGTCGATGGTTGCTGTAAAAGGCAACTATCAGGGCTCCGGTATTGGTTCTTATATGATTGACGATTGCTTACAGAAATTGAGATCTATAAATCGAATATGCCATATTGTTGGTTTAACAACCCAACTTCCGGAAAACGTCACTTTTTATACCCGATTAGGATTCCAGAAATTGGATGAAGGTGAGATTCAACTGAAGAAGGGCTGTTATTACAACTATAATATGAAATTGGATCTATAA
- a CDS encoding type IA DNA topoisomerase, with translation MKIIIAEKPSVAKSIAAIVGANNKKESYIEGNGYAVTWAFGHLIGLAMPEHYGITGFQKENLPILPKEFKLLPRQVKEGKEYKNDPGVMKQLKVIRELFHRGESIIVATDAGREGELIFRYIYEYIGCTLPFERLWISSLTDRAIKDGFKTLRPGAEYDNLYASAKARSTADWLVGINSSQALSISAGYGVWSLGRVQTPTLAIICSRYLENKEFKSQTYFRLKLQAEKEATSFWTHSVDKFDTKSQAEEITAKVKATGKILVTAVERKEVKQEPPLLYDLTSLQKEANSKYGFSADKTLTIAQSLYEAKKISYPRTGSRYISEDVLEEIPHLIATLRSHSLFRSYIDGRFDTKLNTRSVNDAKVTDHHALIITEEPAGNLPKDEQLIYDMVAGRMLEAFGERCIKENTTVSLDTDGVHFSCKGSVTLVPGWRAVFDTKDEPNDEEDSITLPVLLEGDNLFVRDCEIQEKQTKPRPLHTEASLLSYMESAGKEVEDEQQREAMKECGIGTPATRASIIETLFSREYIVREKKSLVPTNKGLVVYLAVKDKKIADVAMTGQWEEALNKIASGDMDAVTFHKGIEIYASQITTELLSTVIERTDNYNTCSCPKCKNGQVVFYPKVVKCKDENCGLAVFKTIAKKELTDGQLDDLLINGKTALIKGFVSSKTGSTFDAIVKFDADYKTVFEFPTRKEGHKKKRSK, from the coding sequence ATGAAAATAATAATAGCGGAAAAACCCTCTGTGGCTAAAAGTATAGCAGCCATAGTCGGAGCAAACAATAAAAAAGAATCCTATATAGAAGGTAATGGATATGCCGTTACGTGGGCTTTCGGGCATCTGATCGGACTCGCTATGCCGGAGCATTACGGTATCACAGGCTTTCAAAAAGAGAACCTACCGATACTCCCAAAAGAATTTAAACTCTTGCCTCGACAGGTCAAAGAGGGGAAGGAGTATAAGAATGATCCTGGAGTGATGAAGCAACTAAAGGTTATCCGCGAGTTATTCCATCGTGGAGAATCTATAATTGTGGCGACTGATGCCGGACGAGAAGGGGAACTCATATTCCGCTATATATATGAATATATAGGATGCACCCTTCCGTTTGAAAGGCTTTGGATCAGCTCGCTTACCGACAGAGCCATTAAAGACGGCTTTAAAACCCTTCGTCCCGGAGCTGAATATGACAATCTGTACGCTTCCGCCAAAGCTCGCAGCACCGCTGACTGGCTCGTAGGCATCAATAGCAGTCAGGCTCTTTCAATCTCGGCAGGGTATGGTGTTTGGTCACTTGGCAGGGTACAAACCCCGACATTGGCGATTATTTGTAGTCGGTATCTGGAAAATAAAGAGTTTAAATCACAGACCTATTTTCGCTTGAAATTGCAGGCAGAAAAAGAAGCAACATCGTTCTGGACTCATTCAGTAGATAAATTTGATACCAAAAGTCAGGCTGAAGAGATTACAGCAAAGGTAAAAGCCACAGGAAAGATACTCGTTACAGCAGTAGAACGAAAGGAAGTCAAACAAGAACCACCCTTGCTGTATGACCTTACTTCACTTCAAAAGGAAGCCAATAGCAAGTACGGTTTCTCGGCGGACAAGACGCTGACTATAGCTCAAAGTCTGTATGAAGCCAAAAAAATCTCCTATCCACGAACAGGGAGCCGTTATATTTCCGAAGATGTGCTGGAGGAAATACCACACCTGATCGCTACACTTCGTTCGCACTCACTTTTTAGGTCCTATATTGATGGACGATTTGATACCAAACTCAATACCCGTTCGGTCAATGATGCTAAAGTGACCGACCACCATGCACTGATTATCACGGAAGAACCGGCAGGCAATTTACCCAAAGACGAACAGCTTATCTACGATATGGTTGCCGGACGTATGCTTGAAGCCTTTGGCGAACGTTGCATCAAAGAGAACACCACCGTATCACTTGATACCGATGGCGTACACTTTTCCTGCAAAGGAAGCGTTACACTCGTCCCCGGCTGGAGGGCGGTATTTGATACTAAAGACGAGCCAAACGATGAAGAGGATTCCATCACTTTACCTGTTCTTCTGGAGGGAGATAATCTTTTTGTTCGTGATTGCGAGATTCAAGAAAAGCAGACGAAGCCCCGCCCATTGCATACGGAGGCAAGTTTGCTTAGTTATATGGAGTCAGCAGGCAAAGAGGTGGAGGACGAACAACAGCGTGAGGCAATGAAAGAATGCGGTATCGGAACACCTGCCACCCGTGCATCCATTATCGAAACGTTGTTTTCCCGTGAGTATATCGTCAGAGAGAAAAAATCTCTTGTTCCGACCAATAAAGGACTGGTGGTCTATCTGGCGGTCAAGGACAAGAAGATAGCCGATGTAGCTATGACAGGACAATGGGAGGAAGCCTTAAACAAAATAGCTTCGGGAGATATGGATGCGGTTACCTTCCACAAAGGAATAGAAATCTATGCCTCGCAGATAACTACGGAACTGCTTTCTACAGTCATCGAACGCACGGATAATTACAATACTTGTTCTTGTCCTAAGTGTAAAAACGGACAGGTGGTATTTTATCCCAAAGTGGTAAAATGTAAGGATGAAAATTGCGGACTGGCCGTATTTAAAACCATTGCTAAGAAAGAACTGACGGACGGACAACTCGATGATCTTTTGATAAATGGCAAGACTGCACTGATAAAAGGGTTCGTAAGTTCTAAGACCGGAAGTACCTTTGATGCCATCGTAAAATTTGATGCGGACTACAAAACGGTTTTTGAGTTTCCAACACGCAAAGAAGGTCACAAGAAGAAACGTTCGAAGTAA
- a CDS encoding DUF3945 domain-containing protein, with translation MDQNKVKSEEPKVLLTQGEDGKLKVITGEQDGKLKTVEPTKANADQFLKVDTNSNFLENFFKKMSAQFNHPSHTGVYAVGMSAVDKIAAFLDKLIRIDHTDKALDPYRLKFDGKVKIHIELTGQFQPLDLNKLNWKDTEKLGLSGEKLQDALKAMVYGHKSPGLVDIKPTIDGNEFPMQARLSLEPQEDGSIKLVTHPKQEQPDFDKPFMGISFSEQDKEQLQKTGHGARVYELEPIAGGEKIPSLVSLDKMTNRLEAVPISEINIPETLKNAPLSPEQQQGLREGKAVWVEGMDKKVKPGEEPQKIDRFVQFNAVNKNFDFKFSDEQRQQHKEQRQAKQSEGQAQEKPLPKARKVDEVWIYSKQGGIQLSKEEFTKLCNKEPIFVEGMQSRPKQQQQADASGAQKVEATDQKGQKYNAWVWVDESRDKVRHTSKHPDQVRAIEAKQAAKDSQKVTPAAESKTQVAVNNEGKTNEATKYSKEPLKQGQTQPTAKQVEKKEQQQEQKQSPAAPKKSKGRKM, from the coding sequence ATGGATCAAAACAAAGTGAAATCCGAAGAGCCTAAAGTCTTACTGACCCAAGGCGAAGATGGCAAATTAAAAGTCATCACAGGAGAGCAGGACGGTAAATTAAAAACCGTTGAACCCACCAAAGCGAATGCCGACCAGTTTTTAAAGGTTGATACCAACAGCAACTTTCTGGAAAATTTCTTCAAAAAGATGTCGGCACAGTTCAATCACCCGTCACATACAGGGGTTTATGCTGTCGGGATGTCAGCCGTAGATAAAATAGCTGCTTTTCTTGACAAACTTATCCGTATCGATCATACCGATAAAGCTCTCGATCCGTATCGCCTTAAGTTTGATGGTAAGGTAAAGATACATATTGAGCTAACAGGTCAGTTTCAACCCTTAGATCTCAATAAACTCAATTGGAAAGATACAGAGAAGCTGGGGCTTTCGGGTGAGAAGTTGCAAGATGCCCTCAAAGCAATGGTTTATGGGCATAAGTCACCCGGATTGGTCGATATCAAACCGACTATTGACGGTAATGAGTTCCCGATGCAGGCTCGCTTATCATTGGAACCACAGGAGGATGGTAGCATCAAGCTGGTAACCCATCCCAAACAGGAACAGCCCGATTTTGACAAACCATTCATGGGAATAAGCTTTTCCGAGCAGGACAAAGAGCAACTCCAAAAGACAGGGCATGGTGCACGAGTCTATGAATTAGAACCCATAGCCGGAGGAGAGAAAATTCCTTCGCTTGTATCTCTCGACAAAATGACGAATAGACTCGAAGCTGTCCCCATCTCCGAAATCAATATCCCCGAAACCTTGAAAAATGCCCCTCTTTCTCCCGAACAACAACAAGGATTGAGAGAAGGTAAAGCCGTATGGGTTGAGGGCATGGATAAGAAGGTAAAACCGGGAGAAGAACCACAGAAGATAGACCGCTTCGTACAGTTCAATGCCGTCAATAAGAATTTTGATTTTAAGTTCAGTGACGAACAAAGGCAACAGCACAAGGAACAGCGACAAGCCAAACAGAGTGAAGGACAAGCACAGGAAAAGCCATTACCCAAAGCCCGTAAAGTTGATGAGGTATGGATTTATTCTAAGCAAGGTGGCATACAGCTTAGTAAAGAAGAGTTTACCAAGCTGTGTAACAAAGAACCAATCTTTGTTGAGGGCATGCAATCCCGTCCGAAACAACAACAACAAGCTGATGCTTCGGGAGCACAAAAAGTGGAAGCTACCGATCAGAAAGGACAGAAGTACAATGCATGGGTATGGGTTGACGAGAGCAGAGATAAAGTTCGCCATACTTCGAAACATCCCGATCAAGTTCGAGCCATTGAAGCGAAGCAAGCTGCTAAGGATTCTCAGAAAGTGACTCCTGCTGCCGAGAGTAAAACTCAGGTGGCTGTCAATAATGAGGGCAAGACCAACGAGGCAACTAAATATTCCAAAGAACCGCTAAAGCAAGGTCAGACACAGCCCACCGCCAAGCAAGTTGAGAAAAAGGAGCAGCAACAGGAACAAAAACAATCTCCTGCTGCCCCGAAGAAAAGCAAAGGACGAAAAATGTAG
- a CDS encoding SIR2 family protein, translated as MKIEKIKELIQSCNINFLIGSGLSRPYLNTLGDIENWLTELNKEDNSPQKEIIRASIYAKYFTDVIKPNLQSEIDDDIVGYSDDVLGVYRQFLILWNDIIVRRASRLHNKQINIFSTNIDLFVERAAEKTGIEFNDGFKGRINPVFDEGNFQKSYTKTSTHYQNISEIPVFNLLKLHGSIDWKSIGTDIKQLSHDSLLENVQVTNKALQSIKKDVLIKIDKKDTLAEIVAKANSLSKIDKKAIKPFTDSYDKLVVINPTKQKFKDTVLDLHFYELMRIYSNVLEKENSLLFVMGFSFADEHISKITMRVADSNPTLLIIIFSFSDDEKSQFEEYLKLNNGKSKNNNILIVTPSNFIETNAEGDKDKLAKLKKNVVNFDFKTLNAEVFEQISRMIPINNNNGQ; from the coding sequence ATGAAAATCGAAAAAATAAAAGAACTGATCCAATCCTGCAACATCAATTTCTTAATTGGTTCTGGCTTGTCACGTCCATATCTGAATACTTTAGGTGATATTGAAAACTGGCTAACAGAATTAAATAAAGAGGATAATAGTCCTCAAAAAGAGATTATACGAGCTTCAATATATGCGAAATATTTTACTGATGTAATTAAGCCGAATCTTCAGTCTGAGATTGACGATGATATCGTTGGTTATTCTGACGATGTGTTAGGGGTTTATCGGCAATTTTTAATTCTCTGGAATGATATTATTGTACGCAGAGCAAGCAGGCTGCACAATAAACAGATCAATATATTCAGTACTAACATCGACTTATTTGTTGAGCGTGCCGCAGAAAAAACAGGAATAGAGTTCAATGATGGTTTTAAAGGTCGAATAAATCCGGTCTTTGATGAAGGTAATTTTCAAAAATCATATACAAAAACAAGTACTCATTATCAAAACATATCGGAAATTCCTGTTTTCAACTTGCTAAAACTACATGGATCAATAGATTGGAAATCAATCGGAACAGATATAAAACAATTATCTCATGATAGTTTGTTAGAAAATGTGCAAGTGACAAATAAAGCCTTACAATCTATTAAGAAAGATGTACTTATAAAAATAGATAAAAAAGATACACTTGCAGAAATAGTTGCTAAAGCAAACTCGCTATCTAAAATAGATAAAAAAGCAATAAAACCATTTACTGACAGTTACGACAAGTTAGTTGTTATAAATCCGACCAAACAGAAATTTAAAGACACAGTTCTCGACCTGCATTTTTATGAACTGATGCGAATATATTCTAATGTATTAGAAAAAGAAAATTCGCTATTGTTTGTTATGGGATTTTCGTTTGCTGACGAACATATCTCTAAAATCACAATGCGAGTAGCTGACTCTAATCCAACATTATTGATTATTATATTCTCTTTTTCAGATGATGAAAAGAGTCAGTTTGAAGAATATCTTAAATTGAACAATGGGAAATCAAAAAACAATAACATTCTGATTGTTACTCCTTCAAATTTTATCGAAACTAATGCTGAAGGAGATAAAGACAAGTTAGCTAAGCTAAAAAAGAATGTGGTAAATTTTGATTTTAAGACCTTAAATGCAGAAGTGTTCGAACAAATCAGCAGGATGATCCCCATTAACAATAACAATGGACAATAG
- a CDS encoding ATP-binding protein, producing MDNRVDNILQENSIFRIGTVFSVEGREVKVKVDKVKNASHLLYKGSLIKNVSVGGYVKIEKGFISIIAKIEGESIKEEKLPFIQEYGKEENKINRILNAKLLGYIENAKFERGIKELPLIDNECFLLNSEEFKQIHQFVKQDDKPIQIGTLALERGQEIYVGVNSLFSSHIGIFGNTGSGKSYTLAKIYRQLFRAFEDQDKFKRNARFLLFDFNGEYNGDNVIISNKKVYNLSTKDSTGKDKLPFFENDLLDKNLFSILASASEKTQQPFIGRTLEFYKKVMGVNDSLGYFHNILRKRIEEILCMSDKVQSKLLLDYIEQILPKYINKDGEEGRLIDDFAWRPDKFCYYLGDFNNYQCFIENRNFVKETKLYKQVEQYEFESDFISRIIHFLYLQLIHDVLTNRANNEHIAPAINKLKSFQKDIAKVIEIKDSAIDFWDNDYLAVINLNEANINIKKLIPLLISHKLYSEHKNHKTDNELEKSLNIIIDEAHNILSYESLRESESWKDYRLETFEEIIKEGRKFGVFLTIASQRPSDISTTIISQLHNYFIHRLVNNKDLDMVEKAISYLDQVSTEALPILGTGMCILSGQLVQMPVIISIDTIESQHKPNNETINLLKNWED from the coding sequence ATGGACAATAGAGTTGATAATATATTACAGGAAAATTCTATTTTTAGGATTGGGACTGTCTTTTCTGTGGAAGGAAGAGAAGTTAAAGTTAAGGTTGATAAAGTAAAGAATGCTTCTCACTTGCTATATAAGGGAAGTCTAATTAAGAATGTATCTGTTGGGGGGTATGTAAAAATAGAAAAAGGCTTTATTTCAATCATTGCTAAAATTGAAGGGGAATCTATTAAAGAAGAAAAGCTGCCGTTTATACAAGAGTATGGAAAAGAAGAAAATAAAATAAACAGAATCCTCAATGCTAAACTGCTTGGATATATTGAAAATGCAAAGTTTGAGCGGGGTATAAAAGAACTGCCACTCATAGATAATGAGTGTTTTCTGCTAAATAGTGAAGAGTTTAAACAAATTCACCAATTTGTTAAACAGGATGACAAACCTATTCAAATAGGCACTCTTGCTTTAGAGAGGGGGCAGGAAATATATGTTGGTGTTAATAGCCTATTCTCCAGTCATATCGGGATATTTGGAAATACGGGAAGTGGTAAGTCTTATACATTGGCTAAAATATATAGGCAACTATTTAGGGCATTTGAAGATCAGGATAAGTTTAAGAGAAATGCGCGATTTCTGCTTTTTGATTTTAATGGTGAATATAATGGTGACAATGTAATTATAAGCAATAAAAAAGTCTATAACTTATCAACGAAGGATAGTACAGGAAAAGACAAACTTCCTTTTTTTGAAAATGACTTATTAGATAAGAACTTGTTTTCCATACTGGCAAGTGCATCAGAAAAAACACAACAACCATTCATTGGGCGAACCCTCGAATTTTATAAAAAAGTTATGGGTGTAAATGATTCTTTAGGCTACTTTCATAATATTCTGAGAAAGCGAATAGAGGAAATTTTATGTATGTCAGACAAGGTACAGTCTAAATTACTATTGGATTACATAGAACAGATTTTACCTAAATACATTAATAAAGATGGTGAGGAGGGTAGATTAATTGACGATTTTGCGTGGAGACCAGATAAATTCTGTTATTACTTGGGAGATTTTAATAATTACCAATGTTTTATTGAAAATAGAAACTTTGTAAAAGAAACCAAACTTTATAAACAGGTTGAACAGTATGAATTTGAATCTGATTTCATTTCAAGAATCATACACTTTCTATATCTTCAACTCATTCATGACGTGCTAACCAATAGGGCTAATAACGAGCATATTGCCCCTGCTATAAACAAATTAAAGAGTTTCCAAAAAGATATTGCTAAAGTTATAGAAATCAAGGATAGTGCTATTGACTTTTGGGATAATGATTATTTGGCTGTTATAAATCTCAATGAAGCAAATATCAATATAAAGAAATTGATACCGCTCCTTATTTCTCACAAATTATACTCAGAACACAAAAATCATAAGACTGACAATGAATTAGAAAAGTCATTGAATATCATTATTGATGAGGCACATAATATTTTATCCTATGAATCTCTTCGGGAAAGCGAATCATGGAAAGATTATAGATTGGAAACATTTGAAGAAATAATTAAAGAAGGACGAAAATTTGGAGTTTTTCTCACTATTGCAAGCCAAAGACCGTCTGATATATCCACTACTATTATTTCTCAACTTCATAATTATTTTATTCACAGGCTCGTAAATAATAAAGATTTAGATATGGTCGAAAAGGCTATCTCATACCTAGATCAAGTGTCAACGGAGGCCTTACCTATATTGGGAACGGGAATGTGTATTTTGTCTGGTCAATTGGTTCAAATGCCTGTAATAATATCAATCGACACCATTGAAAGCCAACATAAACCCAATAATGAAACAATCAATTTATTGAAAAACTGGGAAGATTAA